Below is a genomic region from Candidatus Neomarinimicrobiota bacterium.
GGCAATATTTTCGATGCCGGAAGGCGTATGGCTTGCTCCGTGAGCGAATACCGATTTAACTTTTTTGCTGTTAAGCAGATGCTGCATAATAGATATGTCGTGCGGCGCTAAATCCCAGACAACGTTAACGTCTTGCTGGAAAAGTCCTAAGTTAATCCTCACAGAATCAAAATAGTAAAGGTCGCCGAGACCGTTAGCATCGAGCGTTTCCTTTATTTTCTGAACAGCGGCCGAGTATACGAAAGTATGGTCGACCATAAGCGTTAAGTTTTTCTTAGCGGCGAGGTTTAATAGTTTCTCGGCTTCGGAGACGGAGCTCGTCATCGGTTTTTCGATTAATACATGCTTACCGGCTTCTAACGCCTCTTTGGCAAGTTCATAATGAGTGGAGACAGGCGTGATGATCGCTACGGCATCAATACTTGATTCCCTGAGGAGTGACTTAGCATCGGTATACAGCGGTACATTGGGATACTTTGTCCTTGCGACGGCTCTTCTTTGCTCTCCGAGTTCCGCGATCCCGACCAGTTTCAAATCCGGATTCTCATCAAAATTACGGGCAATATTCGGCCCCCAGTATCCAAACCCGATAACCCCGACTTTTATCATATATTCCATCCCTCCCTGAGATATTTGCGAAACGTAATGTAATCTACATTAACAAATTTGC
It encodes:
- a CDS encoding Gfo/Idh/MocA family oxidoreductase, with protein sequence MEYMIKVGVIGFGYWGPNIARNFDENPDLKLVGIAELGEQRRAVARTKYPNVPLYTDAKSLLRESSIDAVAIITPVSTHYELAKEALEAGKHVLIEKPMTSSVSEAEKLLNLAAKKNLTLMVDHTFVYSAAVQKIKETLDANGLGDLYYFDSVRINLGLFQQDVNVVWDLAPHDISIMQHLLNSKKVKSVFAHGASHTPSGIENIA